One bacterium genomic region harbors:
- a CDS encoding GAF domain-containing protein has protein sequence MASLVLVDKETVSHRYPLEKAETTIGRRTDNDILISNMMVSGNHAKIVKSGAQFFAHDLGSTNGTSVNGKRINGTVEIFHNDHVNLGGMDFVFLVDDSATVQVGKEKKKPSATDFSIIRLRPDDTGYADRFNSAQLMEMINLLKTLVSAPKTDTNKVLAQCVEIEHALVILKDQLKESERFQQKLNTLYEIGKIINLIFDEEELLSTIIDLALKVMNADCGFIMLYDDAKELVPKISRKIESDEFSQSSPTFSKTIAKKVAETCQSVLTSDAQNDDRFQDGASIISHHIRSVICSPLKNKDQKVIGVLYVGSNVMSNVFSKSDVELLEAFSNHAAIAIENAKLYEDRRRKENLKNALERYVSKQIAEMIISNDDNGNFRFIPERREVTLIFADVRGFTTLSENMSPEDMVEILNRYFTRMINIIFKHGGTLDKFMGDSIMALFGAPASTGDDAYNAIMAAVDMLKDLVLFNQEQEKLGKPPLRVGIGINTGHVVVGNIGSDQRMEYSAIGDNVNLASRLQGSAAGGQVLISKATYDKVSERVKAKKLDPIMVKGKSKPIEIYEVIY, from the coding sequence ATGGCCTCATTAGTTTTGGTCGATAAAGAAACTGTTTCCCACCGCTATCCTCTTGAAAAAGCCGAGACGACTATCGGCCGCCGCACCGATAACGATATTTTGATCTCCAACATGATGGTATCCGGCAATCACGCCAAAATCGTGAAAAGCGGAGCACAGTTTTTCGCCCACGACCTCGGCAGCACTAACGGTACGTCCGTGAACGGTAAACGTATTAATGGAACCGTTGAAATTTTCCATAACGATCACGTCAATCTCGGCGGAATGGATTTTGTTTTCCTCGTGGACGACAGCGCAACGGTACAAGTTGGCAAAGAAAAGAAAAAACCTTCCGCAACCGATTTTTCGATCATTCGCCTGCGGCCTGACGACACCGGGTATGCCGATCGATTCAATTCGGCACAATTGATGGAGATGATCAATCTGCTTAAAACGCTTGTTTCTGCGCCTAAAACCGATACCAATAAAGTTCTGGCTCAGTGCGTCGAGATCGAACATGCATTGGTTATTCTCAAAGATCAACTCAAGGAATCGGAAAGATTTCAGCAAAAACTCAACACGTTGTATGAAATCGGCAAAATCATCAATCTGATCTTCGATGAAGAAGAATTGCTCAGTACCATTATCGACCTTGCGCTGAAAGTTATGAACGCCGATTGCGGATTCATCATGCTTTACGATGATGCCAAAGAACTCGTCCCTAAAATCTCCCGCAAGATCGAATCGGATGAATTCAGCCAGTCGTCTCCGACATTCAGCAAAACGATTGCTAAAAAAGTTGCCGAAACATGCCAGAGTGTACTGACATCCGACGCACAAAATGACGATCGTTTTCAGGACGGCGCAAGTATCATCTCTCATCACATTCGCTCCGTCATCTGTTCCCCTCTTAAAAATAAAGATCAAAAAGTTATCGGCGTCTTGTACGTCGGCTCCAATGTAATGTCCAATGTGTTTTCCAAAAGCGACGTGGAATTACTGGAAGCCTTTTCCAATCATGCTGCGATTGCTATCGAGAACGCCAAATTATATGAAGACCGCCGCCGCAAAGAAAATTTAAAAAACGCTCTCGAGCGGTATGTGTCGAAACAGATCGCCGAAATGATTATAAGCAATGACGATAACGGCAACTTCCGTTTTATTCCGGAACGCCGTGAAGTGACGCTGATCTTTGCCGACGTGCGGGGTTTTACCACGTTATCCGAAAACATGAGCCCCGAAGACATGGTTGAAATTCTCAATCGTTATTTTACGCGCATGATCAATATCATCTTTAAACACGGCGGCACGTTGGATAAATTTATGGGAGATTCCATCATGGCGTTATTCGGAGCGCCGGCTTCAACCGGTGACGACGCGTACAATGCCATCATGGCCGCGGTGGATATGCTCAAAGACCTGGTGCTTTTTAATCAGGAGCAGGAAAAGCTAGGCAAACCACCATTGCGCGTAGGAATAGGTATTAATACGGGCCATGTCGTTGTCGGAAATATCGGCTCGGATCAACGTATGGAATATTCTGCAATCGGCGATAACGTCAATCTTGCGTCTCGCCTTCAGGGCAGTGCGGCGGGCGGACAAGTTTTGATCAGTAAAGCAACCTATGACAAAGTCAGTGAACGTGTCAAAGCTAAAAAATTAGACCCGATCATGGTCAAAGGTAAAAGTAAGCCGATCGAAATTTACGAAGTTATTTATTAG
- a CDS encoding LeuA family protein, translated as MNLDQLIYDWNEEALPGNRPPQHIELNDETLRDGLQSPSVKTPSIEQKIEILHLMEKLGIHSADIGLPGAGPHVLEHVVALAKEIVAHKMGIVPNCAARTLKADITPIIEASQRAGIKIEACTFIGSSPIRQFAEGWSIDQLLKYTEEAVTYAVQNGLDVMFVTEDTTRAHPDDIKKLYQTAIRCGARRVCISDTVGHATQEGIHRIVNFMREIIDQTGENVKIDWHGHNDRGLAVANALNAIQAGAHRIHGTGIGVGERVGNVQMDQLMVNLKLKKWIDNDLSMLPQYCKKVSDYTGIAIPWNYPIFGRDAFRTGTGVHAAAILKSLNKGDMELVDRVYSSVPAGMFGLEQVIEIGPLSGESNVIFWLKRRKIEPRDELVKKIFNAAKQATTVLTDEQIYALCK; from the coding sequence ATGAATCTTGACCAATTAATTTACGATTGGAATGAAGAGGCGTTGCCGGGTAATCGCCCGCCGCAGCATATCGAACTGAACGACGAAACGTTGCGAGACGGCTTGCAGTCTCCTTCGGTCAAAACGCCGTCGATCGAGCAAAAAATCGAAATACTCCATTTGATGGAAAAGCTCGGCATTCACTCCGCCGATATCGGACTACCGGGCGCCGGGCCACACGTTCTCGAGCATGTAGTCGCACTGGCTAAAGAAATCGTTGCACACAAAATGGGCATTGTTCCCAATTGCGCTGCACGAACTTTGAAAGCCGACATTACACCGATCATCGAAGCGTCCCAGCGAGCCGGCATCAAAATCGAAGCCTGTACGTTCATCGGATCCAGCCCTATTCGCCAATTCGCCGAAGGTTGGTCGATCGATCAATTACTAAAATATACCGAGGAAGCTGTAACGTATGCCGTACAAAACGGGCTCGACGTCATGTTTGTGACCGAAGATACGACGCGAGCGCATCCGGATGACATCAAAAAATTATACCAGACGGCCATTCGCTGTGGAGCGCGGCGTGTATGTATTTCCGATACGGTCGGACATGCTACACAAGAAGGCATCCATCGCATTGTCAATTTCATGCGCGAAATTATCGATCAAACCGGTGAGAACGTCAAAATCGACTGGCACGGACACAACGATCGCGGATTAGCCGTAGCCAACGCCCTCAATGCCATTCAGGCCGGTGCGCACAGAATTCACGGAACAGGCATCGGCGTCGGCGAACGCGTCGGCAATGTGCAGATGGACCAATTGATGGTCAACCTTAAACTAAAAAAATGGATCGATAACGATCTTTCCATGTTGCCGCAGTATTGCAAAAAAGTTTCCGATTATACCGGCATTGCCATTCCGTGGAATTATCCGATTTTCGGACGTGATGCATTCCGTACCGGCACGGGCGTCCATGCCGCAGCAATTTTAAAATCGCTCAACAAAGGCGATATGGAACTGGTCGACCGCGTTTATTCCAGCGTGCCCGCCGGAATGTTTGGGCTCGAACAAGTGATTGAAATCGGCCCGCTTTCCGGAGAATCGAATGTGATTTTCTGGCTCAAACGCCGCAAAATAGAGCCCCGTGATGAATTGGTCAAAAAAATATTTAATGCGGCTAAACAGGCTACAACCGTTTTGACAGACGAACAAATATACGCTCTGTGCAAGTAA
- a CDS encoding S8 family peptidase, whose translation MKLIACVLIVLIHETAISQSNKYWIFFSDKPNNTVLKKSIVENLPERTVQRRLKNASIDIADEYDLPIDASYIAQIESSGIIIQRRSKWFNAVTAYLDASGVNTVKQLPFVKSIRLVANGVKDNVTRSRNQSSSALNLQYGASQKQNATINVVNAHILGYSGKGVLIGMIDTGFNLTHEAFDSIKVAGQYDFIENDTDVSEPVGSKGGSSHGTQVLSTIAGYAGGHLIGTAFGATFLLARTEDDDGIGEKAEEDQWIEGLEWLEEQGADIVSSSISFFDEFQNSVDNYSLSDLNGKTALTTLATNIAFDKGVLVFNSAGNMGSRGARYLGTPSDGKKMIAVGAVNGDSSKANFSSYGPTADGRKKPDVSALGRFVRVVAVNDDSGYDNFDGTSLSTPLVAGLAALALEAHPDWSSKQLYDALRKTSSLASGPDNEIGYGIPDAVRLINYSPSGSSIPLIDIKSFPNPANATVSFSFKSLTNSSYSLSIYNVLGEKVTELAKNESISFNQTVTKTWLGKNLAGKDVASGVYFYRIVVDGNAVVQKLMIVK comes from the coding sequence ATGAAACTCATCGCATGCGTTTTGATCGTTTTAATTCACGAAACAGCCATCTCGCAGTCCAATAAATACTGGATTTTTTTTAGCGATAAACCCAATAATACTGTTTTAAAAAAATCTATCGTCGAAAACCTCCCCGAACGCACCGTTCAACGCCGTTTAAAAAATGCGTCCATTGATATCGCCGATGAATACGATCTCCCGATCGATGCATCGTATATTGCGCAAATTGAGTCTTCAGGAATTATTATTCAACGCCGATCCAAATGGTTCAATGCTGTCACGGCTTATCTCGATGCATCCGGTGTTAATACCGTCAAACAATTGCCGTTCGTTAAATCCATTCGTTTGGTTGCTAACGGTGTAAAGGACAATGTTACGCGATCGCGGAATCAATCCTCATCCGCTCTTAATCTGCAATACGGCGCATCACAGAAACAAAATGCCACCATCAATGTCGTCAATGCGCATATCTTAGGTTATTCGGGAAAGGGCGTATTGATCGGCATGATCGATACAGGATTCAATCTTACTCATGAGGCTTTCGACAGTATTAAAGTTGCAGGACAATACGATTTTATTGAAAATGACACGGACGTTTCCGAACCGGTTGGATCGAAAGGCGGCAGTAGTCACGGAACGCAGGTTTTATCGACCATTGCCGGTTATGCCGGCGGACATCTGATCGGGACGGCATTTGGCGCCACTTTCCTTTTGGCACGAACGGAAGATGATGATGGGATCGGCGAGAAAGCCGAGGAAGATCAATGGATCGAAGGACTGGAATGGTTAGAAGAACAAGGCGCCGATATCGTCAGCAGTTCAATTAGTTTTTTCGATGAATTTCAGAATTCCGTCGATAATTATTCTTTATCCGATCTTAACGGAAAAACGGCGCTCACCACGTTAGCGACCAATATCGCTTTTGATAAAGGCGTCCTGGTTTTTAATTCCGCCGGCAATATGGGAAGCCGTGGCGCGCGTTATCTCGGAACGCCATCCGACGGAAAAAAAATGATCGCCGTCGGCGCCGTCAATGGCGACAGCTCGAAAGCTAATTTTAGTTCGTACGGCCCGACAGCCGACGGGCGTAAAAAACCGGATGTGTCGGCGCTCGGCAGGTTCGTACGCGTTGTTGCCGTGAACGATGATTCGGGCTATGACAATTTTGACGGCACTTCCCTCTCAACGCCACTCGTCGCTGGTTTGGCCGCACTGGCGCTGGAAGCACATCCTGACTGGTCGTCAAAACAACTCTACGATGCCCTCCGTAAAACTTCTTCACTGGCTTCGGGCCCGGATAACGAAATCGGTTATGGTATTCCCGATGCTGTACGCCTTATTAATTATTCTCCAAGCGGATCCAGTATTCCTCTTATCGATATTAAAAGCTTTCCTAATCCGGCCAACGCCACGGTTTCGTTCTCATTCAAATCACTGACCAATTCCTCTTATTCGCTCAGTATCTATAATGTTCTGGGCGAAAAAGTTACTGAATTGGCAAAAAACGAATCGATTTCGTTTAATCAAACGGTAACCAAAACCTGGCTTGGAAAAAATCTGGCTGGAAAGGATGTTGCTTCAGGAGTGTATTTCTATCGCATCGTAGTGGACGGCAATGCTGTCGTGCAGAAATTAATGATCGTTAAATGA
- a CDS encoding cysteine desulfurase — MKRIYLDHSATTPVDKRVLEAMLPFLTEEFGNPSSLHSFGRAAKVALEEARQKIASVINASPGEIVFTSGGSEADNLAIAGVARAHRERGNHLIANRIEHHAVLHIFEELEKEGFEVTYVECDQYGMILPQTVEAAIRPGTTLISIMHVNNEVGTINPVQEIGSIAKNRNILFHTDAVQSFGKLPLDVKTMPIDLMSMSAHKIYGPKGIGALWVRRGVKVMPILYGGSQERGQRAGTENIAGAVGFGKAAELCRLEMNAEIPRLKKMQTLLWDAIQKEIPNVRLNGHPEQRLPGHLNVSFNNAAGDELLIHLDLNGIAVSTGSACTSGAVGLSHVLKGMNIEPQYGRGAVRMTLGRSSKEEDIPTIIDALKSSLVKLSSE; from the coding sequence ATGAAGCGAATTTATTTAGACCACAGCGCAACCACGCCTGTCGACAAACGTGTGTTGGAAGCCATGCTTCCATTTTTAACCGAAGAATTTGGCAATCCTTCGAGCTTGCACAGTTTTGGGCGGGCAGCGAAAGTAGCGCTTGAAGAAGCGCGCCAGAAGATCGCTTCGGTCATCAATGCTTCTCCGGGCGAAATCGTTTTCACGAGCGGCGGTTCGGAGGCGGATAATCTTGCTATTGCCGGCGTTGCACGCGCTCATCGGGAAAGAGGAAACCATCTAATTGCCAACCGGATCGAACATCATGCTGTATTACATATTTTCGAAGAACTCGAAAAAGAAGGATTTGAGGTCACGTACGTCGAATGTGATCAATATGGAATGATTTTACCCCAAACAGTTGAAGCGGCCATTCGACCGGGTACAACTCTGATTTCGATCATGCACGTAAACAATGAAGTCGGGACGATCAATCCGGTTCAGGAAATCGGTTCCATCGCAAAAAACAGGAATATTTTATTTCATACTGACGCTGTGCAGAGTTTCGGCAAATTACCGCTGGATGTCAAAACCATGCCTATCGATCTGATGTCGATGTCGGCGCACAAAATTTATGGTCCAAAAGGTATCGGGGCTTTGTGGGTAAGACGTGGCGTGAAGGTGATGCCGATTTTATACGGCGGTTCGCAAGAACGGGGTCAGCGTGCCGGAACGGAAAATATTGCAGGAGCCGTTGGATTTGGAAAAGCAGCTGAGTTGTGCAGATTGGAAATGAACGCTGAAATACCGCGCTTAAAAAAAATGCAGACTCTTCTTTGGGATGCGATACAAAAAGAAATTCCCAATGTCCGTCTGAACGGGCATCCCGAACAGCGATTACCCGGACATCTGAATGTTTCCTTCAACAACGCAGCAGGTGATGAATTGTTGATTCATCTCGATCTCAATGGGATAGCCGTATCGACGGGGTCAGCTTGCACATCCGGTGCTGTTGGATTGTCGCACGTGTTGAAAGGTATGAACATTGAACCTCAATACGGCAGGGGAGCCGTAAGAATGACGCTGGGACGATCGAGCAAAGAAGAAGATATTCCGACGATCATTGATGCATTAAAAAGCAGCCTCGTTAAACTATCCAGCGAATGA
- the alr gene encoding alanine racemase — protein sequence MDTLFNVLREIRPTYAIVDLGALDHNIRQIRGRVGFKKIMAIVKANAYGHGILEVTQQAVRSGVEYIGVGFLEEGMFLRQHDVEAPILVMGGILGYQVKKFIQNDLEITVSSLELAQHINDEVKNTKARVHLKIDTGMERIGVSHRHAVEFVTRVARLPNIEIVGIYSHFATADDEDKSFAHTQFERFNDVLDTLKKNGIEIPIKHMANSGAVVDLQSSIMDMVRPGIVLYGMTPSSHMKNNLLLKPVMTLKSKVVFLKRVQAGTGISYGLKYYTKRETSIVTIPIGYGDGYSRLLTNKADVLIRGKRYPVVGAVCMDQLMVDVGDDRINIGDEVILIGQMGDEEITANDIADKMGTIPYEVTCMINARVPRVYIHA from the coding sequence ATGGATACTTTGTTCAACGTTCTGCGTGAAATTCGGCCAACATATGCCATCGTGGATTTAGGCGCGCTCGATCACAATATCCGGCAAATTCGCGGTCGTGTCGGATTTAAAAAAATCATGGCGATTGTCAAAGCCAATGCGTACGGGCACGGCATTCTGGAAGTTACGCAGCAAGCGGTTCGGAGCGGCGTCGAATATATCGGCGTTGGGTTTTTGGAAGAAGGTATGTTTCTTCGTCAACATGATGTCGAAGCCCCGATCCTTGTGATGGGTGGTATTCTCGGTTATCAGGTGAAAAAATTCATTCAGAACGATCTGGAGATTACTGTCTCATCGCTCGAGTTGGCGCAGCATATTAACGATGAAGTAAAGAACACGAAGGCGCGCGTTCATCTGAAGATTGATACGGGAATGGAACGTATCGGCGTATCGCATCGCCATGCCGTAGAATTTGTTACGCGTGTCGCGCGGCTTCCGAATATCGAAATCGTTGGAATCTATTCTCATTTTGCAACGGCGGACGATGAGGACAAATCGTTTGCACATACTCAATTTGAACGATTTAACGACGTGCTCGATACATTGAAAAAGAATGGTATTGAAATTCCGATCAAACATATGGCGAATAGCGGGGCCGTTGTCGATCTTCAGTCCAGCATTATGGACATGGTGCGCCCGGGAATTGTCCTCTACGGAATGACGCCGTCATCGCACATGAAAAATAATTTGTTACTGAAACCAGTGATGACTCTAAAATCCAAAGTGGTTTTTCTCAAACGTGTTCAAGCCGGCACCGGCATCAGTTATGGATTGAAATATTATACTAAGCGTGAAACCAGTATTGTCACAATTCCTATTGGATACGGTGACGGCTATTCACGTTTGTTGACCAATAAAGCCGATGTCTTGATCCGCGGAAAACGGTATCCCGTCGTAGGCGCCGTATGCATGGACCAACTGATGGTGGATGTCGGCGATGACCGAATCAATATAGGCGACGAAGTGATTTTGATCGGCCAGATGGGCGACGAAGAAATCACGGCCAATGACATCGCCGATAAGATGGGCACGATTCCGTACGAAGTAACCTGCATGATCAATGCCCGCGTGCCTCGCGTTTATATCCATGCTTGA
- a CDS encoding DoxX family protein, producing the protein MVKLFQPSPALAMLRLGVSSVFIIHSITRMYLGTVGGFGEFLGGQGFPLGTILAWFITLSELVGGVALVVNLYVMPLTIYFVFQMIMGIVLVHRHYGWFVVGAGNGGMEYSVLIIVVLLTVLFTHKKK; encoded by the coding sequence ATGGTCAAATTATTTCAGCCATCGCCTGCGTTAGCGATGCTGCGGCTAGGTGTGAGTTCGGTTTTCATCATTCACAGTATTACGCGGATGTATTTAGGTACGGTTGGCGGATTCGGCGAATTCCTTGGAGGACAAGGATTCCCGCTAGGTACGATATTGGCCTGGTTCATCACACTGAGCGAATTAGTCGGTGGCGTTGCGCTGGTTGTCAATCTTTATGTGATGCCGCTGACCATTTATTTTGTATTTCAAATGATTATGGGAATCGTGTTGGTGCACCGTCATTACGGGTGGTTTGTGGTCGGCGCGGGAAACGGCGGAATGGAATACAGCGTTTTGATTATTGTGGTGTTGTTGACGGTGCTTTTCACGCATAAGAAGAAGTGA
- a CDS encoding purine-nucleoside phosphorylase yields MSDVLIRLRESVEFVRTKISSSPSIAIILGSGLGPFADMLEQATSVRTSEIPHYPLSTVEGHSGELVFGKIHGKDILAVKGRVHYYEGYSMEQVTYATRMMHFLGIRSLIVTNAAGGLNPRFAPGDLMFITSHVNYFFDNPLQGMNVDSLGPRFPDMEEDYDRAYIDMAESIALELKVRTQRGVYCAHSGPTYETKSEVKMFQKMGVDAVGMSTIPEVIVARHQAMRVLGISCITNLGTGISTTPLSHQEVTETANRVKESFQNLISEIIRKM; encoded by the coding sequence ATGTCTGATGTATTGATCCGATTACGGGAGTCGGTAGAATTTGTCCGGACGAAAATTTCATCGAGCCCTTCCATTGCAATTATTCTTGGCTCCGGGTTAGGTCCTTTTGCCGATATGCTAGAACAGGCCACGTCGGTTCGTACGTCTGAAATACCTCATTATCCTCTGTCGACTGTCGAGGGTCATTCGGGAGAACTGGTGTTTGGTAAAATTCACGGTAAAGATATTCTGGCCGTCAAAGGCCGCGTGCACTATTACGAAGGCTATTCGATGGAACAAGTAACGTACGCCACGCGGATGATGCATTTTCTAGGTATACGATCACTGATCGTTACCAATGCTGCGGGTGGATTGAATCCACGATTTGCGCCGGGCGATCTGATGTTTATTACGAGTCATGTCAATTATTTTTTTGATAATCCGTTGCAGGGAATGAATGTCGATAGTCTGGGTCCGCGATTCCCGGATATGGAAGAGGATTATGATCGCGCCTATATCGATATGGCCGAATCGATCGCATTGGAATTGAAAGTTCGTACGCAACGCGGCGTTTATTGCGCGCATTCGGGCCCGACTTATGAAACCAAATCCGAAGTAAAAATGTTTCAGAAAATGGGTGTTGACGCCGTCGGCATGTCGACGATCCCGGAAGTAATCGTCGCGCGGCATCAGGCTATGCGTGTTTTGGGTATCAGTTGTATCACAAATCTTGGCACCGGTATCAGCACAACGCCGCTCAGTCACCAAGAAGTTACGGAGACGGCGAATAGAGTCAAAGAATCGTTTCAAAACCTGATTTCAGAAATCATCCGAAAAATGTAA
- a CDS encoding NAD(P)/FAD-dependent oxidoreductase, translating into MISKDHYDVVVVGAGPSGSTMARYAAKNGARVLLLEKDREVGVPVRCAEGVGAKGILRVLDYVDPKWIAATITGFRLVAPNGTAVDARWGDSGYCLDRRVFDYELANMAAKEGTEVVTKAYVTGLLKDDNGKVIGVKVKHMGVDIDVRSGIVVGADGVESRIGRWAGYNTFTKMIDMESCAQFTMADLNIDQDTCEFIFSTKRVPGGYIWVFPKGDRTANVGIGISGDYSGKRSALSFLKDFVEERFPGKPILSTLCGGVPCAMTRKKISGDGFMLVGDAAHQVNPISGGGIVSGMYAGMLAGKTAGQASRERDFSAKRLYEYDREWHSTIGKDHERFYRIKEAVFDFTDDQFNKLAVEVLKIPMQDRSLMRIFKAALKAKPKLIFDVIKLFT; encoded by the coding sequence ATGATTAGTAAAGATCACTATGATGTGGTTGTAGTAGGTGCAGGACCCTCCGGTAGCACTATGGCCCGGTATGCGGCCAAAAACGGAGCGCGCGTGCTGCTGCTTGAAAAAGACCGTGAAGTAGGAGTGCCGGTGCGATGCGCTGAAGGTGTGGGTGCCAAAGGCATTTTGCGGGTGCTCGATTACGTCGATCCCAAATGGATCGCTGCAACGATCACGGGATTTCGCCTTGTGGCACCGAACGGAACGGCTGTGGATGCGCGTTGGGGAGACAGCGGGTATTGTCTCGATCGACGCGTCTTCGATTACGAACTGGCCAACATGGCTGCCAAAGAAGGAACGGAAGTCGTCACAAAAGCATATGTCACGGGACTTCTGAAAGATGATAACGGTAAAGTGATCGGTGTCAAAGTCAAACATATGGGCGTTGATATCGATGTTCGCAGCGGAATTGTTGTAGGCGCGGATGGCGTCGAATCGCGTATCGGGCGATGGGCGGGTTATAACACATTTACCAAAATGATTGACATGGAATCGTGCGCGCAATTTACCATGGCCGATCTTAACATCGATCAGGACACTTGCGAATTCATTTTTTCAACGAAGAGAGTTCCGGGCGGTTACATTTGGGTTTTTCCGAAGGGGGACCGCACAGCCAACGTCGGCATCGGCATTTCGGGCGATTATTCCGGCAAACGCTCGGCGCTGAGTTTTCTGAAAGATTTTGTGGAGGAACGGTTTCCAGGCAAACCGATTTTATCGACGTTGTGCGGCGGCGTACCCTGTGCCATGACGCGTAAAAAAATCTCCGGCGATGGTTTTATGCTCGTTGGTGATGCCGCGCATCAGGTCAATCCGATTTCGGGTGGCGGCATCGTTTCCGGCATGTACGCCGGAATGCTGGCGGGTAAAACGGCGGGTCAAGCATCCCGCGAACGTGATTTCTCAGCTAAACGATTATATGAATACGATCGCGAATGGCATTCGACAATAGGCAAAGATCACGAACGTTTTTACCGTATCAAAGAAGCTGTTTTTGATTTTACCGATGATCAGTTCAATAAACTGGCCGTGGAAGTATTGAAAATCCCGATGCAAGACCGCAGCCTGATGCGAATTTTCAAAGCTGCCCTGAAAGCAAAACCCAAACTTATTTTTGACGTGATCAAACTTTTTACGTGA
- the recR gene encoding recombination mediator RecR has protein sequence MQYTSQALEKLIHELSKLPSIGRKTAQRLAFHLLKQPKEEVLSLSQALIDIKDKIGRCSVCFNITETDPCSICTHPRRDRHVICVVEEANDVLAIERTEQFRGLYHVLGGLLNPLDGIGPGDLRIAEILPRLTADVKEIILAINPNVQGDATVMFIAEKLKNYPVKVTRIARGIPIGSDLEFADMTTLTRALEGRVNL, from the coding sequence ATGCAATACACGTCGCAAGCGCTTGAAAAATTGATCCACGAATTATCCAAACTGCCCAGCATCGGACGGAAAACCGCTCAACGTCTTGCTTTTCACCTTTTGAAGCAACCGAAGGAAGAAGTGTTGAGTTTGTCCCAGGCACTGATCGATATTAAAGATAAAATCGGGCGCTGTTCGGTTTGTTTTAATATCACAGAAACGGATCCGTGTTCCATCTGTACGCATCCGCGCCGCGATCGTCATGTGATTTGTGTGGTTGAAGAAGCGAATGATGTACTGGCCATCGAACGTACGGAACAATTTCGCGGCCTGTATCATGTTTTAGGCGGATTACTTAACCCGCTCGATGGTATTGGACCCGGTGATCTTCGTATTGCGGAAATTTTACCGCGATTGACCGCGGATGTTAAAGAAATTATTCTGGCCATCAATCCGAACGTACAAGGCGACGCGACCGTGATGTTTATTGCCGAAAAATTAAAAAATTATCCGGTGAAGGTGACGCGGATAGCCCGTGGAATTCCCATTGGCAGCGATCTTGAATTTGCCGATATGACGACATTGACGCGTGCTTTGGAAGGCCGCGTTAATCTGTAA
- a CDS encoding YbaB/EbfC family nucleoid-associated protein: MKGLDMKSLMKEAEKMQKQFEKQQAELENVTVEGSSGGGAVTVVATGNAKIKSIHIEKDVVNPDDVTMLEDLVLSAVNNALHKAEDMANQEMNKVTGGILPGMKLK; encoded by the coding sequence ATGAAGGGTTTGGATATGAAAAGCCTCATGAAAGAGGCTGAAAAAATGCAAAAACAATTTGAAAAACAGCAGGCGGAATTGGAAAACGTCACGGTGGAGGGTTCTTCCGGCGGCGGCGCCGTCACCGTGGTTGCAACCGGCAATGCCAAAATCAAATCCATTCACATCGAAAAAGACGTGGTTAATCCCGATGATGTTACCATGCTTGAAGATTTGGTATTATCCGCCGTTAACAATGCTCTGCACAAAGCTGAAGATATGGCCAACCAGGAAATGAATAAAGTAACCGGCGGCATCCTGCCGGGCATGAAGCTCAAATAA